One segment of Sulfobacillus thermosulfidooxidans DSM 9293 DNA contains the following:
- a CDS encoding SigB/SigF/SigG family RNA polymerase sigma factor: MPNEGQTHWHSPRDEAQLYRLAQAGDLTAREELVERHWNLIWHIVHRFQGRGYDPEDLFQVGAIGLLKAIDRFDVDRGLKFSTYAVPLIMGEIRRHMRDDQPIRVARSLRELGMRVEQVRSMLSQQLGRDPTPQEVAEKMGVDPSDIAEAMEAIRAPASLNQPIESPNGSETHLGDTVRDDVGESDWLEQMALTQAFGALDERERFILRARFVEGRTQTEVARRLNVSQVQISRLERRALDRLKLALNDDPPPNPHEG, encoded by the coding sequence ATGCCCAATGAAGGCCAAACCCATTGGCACTCACCCCGCGACGAAGCCCAGTTATATCGCTTAGCCCAAGCAGGGGATCTGACGGCACGGGAAGAGTTGGTGGAGCGACATTGGAACTTAATTTGGCATATTGTCCACCGGTTTCAAGGCCGGGGATATGATCCCGAAGATTTGTTTCAAGTAGGAGCTATTGGCTTACTCAAAGCGATTGATCGTTTTGATGTCGACCGGGGATTAAAATTTTCTACTTATGCTGTGCCCTTAATAATGGGCGAAATCCGGCGCCATATGCGCGATGATCAGCCCATTCGGGTGGCCCGATCCCTACGGGAATTAGGAATGCGGGTCGAACAGGTCCGTTCGATGTTGTCGCAGCAATTGGGACGGGATCCGACGCCACAAGAAGTGGCTGAAAAAATGGGCGTGGATCCTAGTGATATTGCGGAAGCCATGGAAGCAATTCGAGCACCAGCTTCTCTTAACCAACCCATCGAATCTCCCAATGGCTCGGAAACGCATTTAGGGGATACCGTACGAGATGATGTGGGAGAATCCGACTGGTTGGAACAAATGGCACTCACTCAAGCATTTGGAGCCTTGGACGAACGAGAGCGATTTATTTTGCGTGCACGCTTCGTTGAAGGACGAACACAAACCGAAGTCGCGCGGCGATTGAATGTCTCGCAAGTGCAAATCTCACGATTAGAACGCCGCGCCTTGGATCGTTTGAAATTGGCCTTAAACGATGATCCACCGCCAAATCCTCATGAGGGATAA
- the xerD gene encoding site-specific tyrosine recombinase XerD has protein sequence MNQRIHEFLDYLRYERNLSSNTIESYQRDLIDYMDFVDTHGRQEDEQNVIHYLQFLQQEHRAPATQARRLAAIKAYYCFVVNDQGLSSDPTELLSAPKLNRRLPHVLSIEEVTRLIEAPDLSTMTGIRDRAMLELLYATGVRVSELCHLTMNDWWLDPPKIRCLGKGSKERYIPLGKLAAQWLMRYVDVARPQFIKDIQEPTLFLNRQGKALTRQGFWKLLKKYAIKAGITQPITPHMIRHSFATHLLENGADLRAVQEMLGHQDISTTQIYTHVSQKRLRPVYDQTHPRA, from the coding sequence TACGATTGAGTCCTATCAAAGAGATTTAATTGATTATATGGATTTTGTAGATACCCATGGGCGCCAAGAGGATGAACAAAATGTGATTCATTATTTGCAGTTCTTACAACAGGAACACCGTGCTCCCGCGACGCAAGCCAGGCGACTGGCTGCGATTAAAGCCTATTATTGTTTTGTGGTGAATGACCAGGGTTTGAGTAGTGACCCCACAGAACTATTATCTGCTCCCAAACTGAATAGGCGCCTTCCTCATGTTTTAAGTATTGAAGAGGTTACGCGACTCATTGAAGCGCCCGATTTGAGTACCATGACCGGTATCCGGGACCGGGCGATGTTAGAATTGTTGTATGCCACCGGAGTGCGTGTCAGTGAATTATGTCATTTAACCATGAATGATTGGTGGTTAGATCCGCCGAAAATCCGGTGCCTCGGCAAAGGCTCCAAGGAGCGCTATATTCCTCTAGGAAAACTTGCGGCACAATGGTTGATGCGTTATGTCGATGTAGCCCGACCCCAGTTCATCAAAGATATACAGGAACCCACATTATTTCTTAACCGGCAGGGGAAAGCCTTAACTCGCCAAGGATTTTGGAAACTGCTTAAAAAATACGCTATCAAGGCAGGCATCACCCAACCGATTACGCCTCATATGATTCGCCATTCCTTTGCCACCCATCTTTTAGAAAACGGGGCCGATTTGCGTGCTGTGCAAGAAATGTTAGGCCATCAAGATATTTCGACCACGCAAATTTATACCCATGTCAGCCAAAAACGTCTTCGTCCCGTTTATGACCAGACTCACCCGCGGGCCTAA
- a CDS encoding TraR/DksA C4-type zinc finger protein: MDLYAVKNQLEDMVSDLRQQLAVKETDSVHALSAYDNHPADLGTDTFERELDVGLERGLAHHLAEVERALEKIDEDSYGICDRCHHPIDAQRLQARPESVYCLPCQQEQEQGYVPVSHHVIPMPFGDRPDIHHGDVETDGEDIWQSVAQWGTSNSPQDTPPAVDYHETYVGFDEPVSFVEQVESVVDEQGEPLLDAAREKMKRQARSTDKESDEYPF, encoded by the coding sequence ATGGATTTATACGCGGTTAAAAATCAGTTAGAAGATATGGTGTCAGATTTGCGCCAACAACTCGCGGTGAAAGAGACCGATTCGGTGCACGCATTGAGTGCCTATGACAATCATCCCGCCGATTTAGGTACTGATACCTTTGAGCGGGAATTGGATGTAGGTTTAGAACGGGGCTTGGCTCATCACCTTGCCGAGGTTGAACGAGCTCTCGAAAAGATTGACGAGGATAGTTATGGCATCTGTGATCGCTGTCATCATCCTATTGATGCACAGCGTCTTCAAGCGCGCCCCGAGTCTGTCTATTGTTTGCCGTGTCAACAAGAACAAGAACAAGGATATGTGCCTGTTTCGCACCATGTGATTCCTATGCCCTTTGGCGACCGACCCGATATTCACCATGGGGATGTCGAAACCGATGGCGAAGACATCTGGCAAAGTGTCGCACAATGGGGGACCTCAAATAGTCCTCAAGATACTCCGCCAGCGGTGGATTACCATGAAACGTATGTCGGATTTGATGAACCGGTCAGTTTTGTCGAACAAGTCGAATCCGTTGTCGATGAACAAGGTGAACCACTTCTGGATGCTGCCCGAGAGAAAATGAAGCGTCAAGCCCGAAGTACCGACAAGGAAAGTGATGAATATCCTTTTTAA
- a CDS encoding D-alanyl-D-alanine carboxypeptidase family protein: MGLRGGLKRLRWIISTVFVWNIFSTPLIFAQTITEPPPVQAKAAELIDANSGQVLYAKNPNQELPMASVTKLMTLYLAVKAIDQHQISLKDLVPADETAYRIGGSQIWLEPGERLSVDQMLKAVAIGSANDASYALGAFIGGSESAFVQKMNQTAHQLGMLHTHFVNPHGLPAQGHYTTAHDLALLGQQAVKMPLLLHYTSMWEDRSIRNGKGGTLWLVNHNRLLRTYPGCDGLKTGFTHEAGYCMVATAKRDNTRMIVAILGAPTGKARAQDAAALMSWGFQNFRTTSVVKAHEILGRVRVIRGTKPYVDAVVDHAVAITQPSTAGRLQSSKELPADIAAPVQKGQILGYLTVTSQKKVVRRIPIRASQSVDKITIGQLTWRYLWKLFS; the protein is encoded by the coding sequence ATGGGGCTTCGAGGAGGCCTAAAACGTCTTCGTTGGATTATTAGCACGGTTTTTGTATGGAACATATTTTCGACACCATTAATCTTTGCACAAACAATTACCGAACCTCCACCTGTGCAGGCGAAGGCCGCGGAATTAATTGATGCCAATTCGGGTCAGGTTCTTTATGCGAAAAATCCCAATCAAGAACTTCCGATGGCGAGTGTGACAAAGTTAATGACTTTGTATTTGGCTGTCAAAGCGATTGACCAGCATCAAATTAGCTTAAAGGATTTGGTGCCGGCTGATGAGACAGCCTACCGTATCGGCGGATCACAAATTTGGCTGGAACCAGGAGAACGCCTGAGCGTTGATCAAATGTTAAAAGCCGTGGCGATAGGTTCTGCGAATGATGCCTCTTATGCTCTCGGAGCCTTTATCGGAGGTTCCGAGTCGGCATTTGTTCAAAAAATGAATCAAACGGCGCATCAATTGGGGATGTTGCATACGCATTTTGTTAATCCTCATGGGTTGCCCGCGCAAGGACATTATACCACGGCGCATGATTTAGCCCTATTAGGTCAGCAAGCCGTGAAAATGCCGTTGCTGCTCCACTACACGTCTATGTGGGAAGATCGGAGTATCCGTAATGGTAAAGGGGGAACGTTGTGGCTTGTGAACCACAACCGATTACTTCGCACATATCCAGGCTGTGACGGCTTAAAAACCGGATTTACCCATGAGGCTGGCTATTGCATGGTGGCTACTGCCAAAAGAGATAACACGCGCATGATTGTGGCCATCTTAGGAGCGCCAACGGGTAAGGCGCGGGCCCAAGACGCCGCGGCCCTGATGTCGTGGGGATTTCAAAACTTTCGCACCACATCCGTTGTAAAGGCGCATGAAATTTTGGGCCGGGTACGGGTCATTCGCGGTACTAAGCCCTATGTCGACGCGGTGGTTGATCATGCTGTGGCGATCACCCAGCCTAGTACGGCCGGACGCCTTCAATCTTCTAAGGAATTGCCGGCAGACATTGCAGCTCCTGTCCAAAAAGGCCAAATTTTAGGCTACTTAACGGTGACGAGTCAGAAAAAGGTTGTCCGACGCATTCCCATCCGTGCTAGCCAGTCCGTTGACAAAATTACGATTGGACAACTGACATGGCGGTATTTATGGAAGCTCTTTAGTTAA
- the spoIIAB gene encoding anti-sigma F factor: MQMRFLSVPDNVGLARVAIAALAGQAPFSLSDIDEIKVAVSEAVSNAIIHGYKGKPDGWVELTGTLDKLGLTIVVEDFGVGIADIEQARQPSFSSDPERMGLGFVFMESFMHGLHVESTVGKGTRVEMQRFATIQGELSRDAQ; this comes from the coding sequence ATGCAAATGCGATTTTTATCTGTGCCTGACAATGTGGGACTAGCCCGGGTCGCCATCGCAGCATTAGCGGGTCAGGCACCCTTTTCCCTATCGGATATTGACGAAATTAAGGTGGCCGTTTCCGAAGCAGTTTCCAATGCTATTATTCATGGCTATAAAGGCAAACCTGACGGTTGGGTCGAGTTAACGGGAACGCTTGACAAACTGGGATTAACCATTGTCGTTGAAGATTTTGGCGTTGGTATTGCAGATATTGAACAGGCACGGCAACCGTCGTTTTCTAGTGACCCCGAACGAATGGGACTCGGATTTGTATTTATGGAGTCTTTTATGCATGGACTTCATGTGGAATCGACGGTGGGAAAGGGCACCCGCGTCGAAATGCAGCGATTTGCAACGATTCAAGGAGAACTATCACGCGATGCCCAATGA
- a CDS encoding STAS domain-containing protein yields the protein MTIVHTIQGNRILVAIHGDLDLTTAAPLREALDELLDRYREKALVLDLSEVEFIDSSGLGVILGRYRRMGNRSLSLVGVKPSVKAVLELAGITAIISVTDAFKPAVKDQHV from the coding sequence ATGACCATTGTTCATACGATTCAGGGGAACCGAATTTTGGTCGCCATTCATGGTGATCTCGATTTAACGACGGCAGCACCCCTGCGTGAAGCTTTAGATGAATTATTGGACCGCTACCGGGAAAAAGCGCTAGTGTTAGATCTATCGGAAGTTGAGTTTATTGACTCATCTGGTCTTGGTGTCATCCTCGGACGATACCGCCGGATGGGAAACCGATCGTTATCTCTAGTTGGGGTGAAGCCTAGCGTCAAGGCTGTGCTGGAGCTGGCCGGGATTACTGCGATTATATCAGTCACTGATGCTTTTAAACCAGCTGTGAAGGATCAACATGTGTAG
- the spoVAC gene encoding stage V sporulation protein AC encodes MANQARQLSQEMQDYQNMASQIRPKKPMLKNAITAFFVGGLICEVGQGIQWFFMQQGMSAKEATSPTTVVMIGLGALLTGLGWYDRIVKRGGMGGSLPITGFANAMVAPAMEYRTEGLVLGVGAKLFTVAGPVLTYGLAAAFVVGLIRYLLTGVA; translated from the coding sequence ATGGCCAACCAAGCCAGACAGTTAAGTCAGGAAATGCAAGATTATCAGAACATGGCCAGTCAGATCCGTCCTAAAAAACCCATGCTTAAAAATGCAATTACGGCATTTTTTGTTGGCGGTCTGATTTGCGAAGTCGGTCAGGGAATTCAATGGTTTTTTATGCAACAAGGTATGAGCGCCAAAGAAGCCACATCTCCCACGACGGTTGTGATGATCGGGCTCGGCGCCTTATTGACCGGATTAGGATGGTATGACCGGATCGTGAAGCGTGGGGGCATGGGGGGATCATTACCGATTACCGGTTTTGCCAATGCGATGGTCGCTCCAGCGATGGAATACCGTACCGAAGGCTTAGTGTTGGGCGTCGGTGCCAAACTGTTTACCGTAGCAGGACCGGTCTTAACGTATGGATTAGCTGCAGCCTTTGTGGTCGGATTGATTCGATATTTATTGACGGGGGTGGCCTAG